From a region of the Mercurialis annua linkage group LG1-X, ddMerAnnu1.2, whole genome shotgun sequence genome:
- the LOC126665184 gene encoding protein MOTHER of FT and TFL1, translated as MARSLEPLVVGKVIGEVLDMYNPVTEFTVHYGSKQIANGCEIKPSAAVQMPSVQILGSRLASNLYTLVMVDPDAPSPSEPKWREWLHWIVVDIPEGFDATKGNQVVPYMGPQPPTGIHRYVFALFKQRDGLTGRIRGPDGRGNFNTRQFAAENGLGLPVAAVYFNSQKEPGVKKR; from the exons ATGGCCCGCTCTCTTGAACCATTGGTCGTCGGAAAAGTCATCGGAGAAGTTCTCGATATGTACAATCCGGTGACGGAGTTCACTGTGCATTATGGCTCTAAACAAATCGCTAATGGCTGTGAAATTAAGCCGTCTGCTGCTGTCCAAATGCCGAGTGTACAGATTCTCGGTTCTCGGCTCGCTTCAAATCTCTATACTCTG GTTATGGTTGATCCTGATGCCCCGAGTCCTAGTGAACCAAAATGGAGAGAGTGGCTCCATTG GATTGTTGTCGATATTCCAGAAGGATTCGACGCGACTAAAg GAAATCAGGTGGTGCCGTACATGGGGCCGCAGCCCCCGACCGGGATTCACCGGTACGTGTTTGCTCTGTTTAAGCAGAGAGATGGACTGACGGGGAGGATTAGAGGACCAGACGGCCGGGGAAACTTTAACACCCGTCAATTTGCTGCAGAGAATGGACTGGGGCTGCCGGTTGCGGCTGTGTATTTTAACTCTCAGAAAGAACCGGGAGTTAAAAAACGATGA
- the LOC126665178 gene encoding TATA box-binding protein-associated factor RNA polymerase I subunit B-like, translating to MGLHNQKSPLNTSCLSSMQLQFLPPKSQMENGDESDTKRWACKRCGHVGLEESDGFYYCQDCGAQADDLLLTGVADEDFIDKGGAGALYNARYTRHSQLTQTQTHQPSTQAWLRYTQDPDQEQENNYTLGRVKKEEQFDYEYGLGPMEPGDFGGSGMNRIFLSYEDYYNEVRFRYVMGMQWLIQLQCEALVEKFNVSPLICGISGVIWLRFLSGTGIFKDNWADEVVIDSENQIPDELVDDKPPLRHRDEPRNANGERSVMIWFKYLRKAVPLSSSLAISFLACHIAREAILSKDIVKWSLEGKLPYLAAHVEIEKRFERSSPACPISSSLMFRPSKTVPVQKLEPMAAAIAESIGLHLPPVNFYGIASRYLKVLVLQEEKILPHACRIYEWSMPPDLWLSTNVSRLPTRICVMSILIVAIRILYNLHGFGVWERNLSCHDCSPSESYSAGGLELMFGSEMRDDVETVSPLDNVDVSGEKLSNKPSNVQMTESDSAELLHHLVAKYSVKEDTYEFTKDLPSYLQYCKDVVFAGAGQSRMDGHEEEELIEKLWDFYQDSKDSEKPGKRNSISLFNQKRLRYDVESVINVSERKNIEEECDERASADIQQSVDSEDFLRKSPLKTLKDKAIGRLKLDMEENKFCYIPPRVNLKVDDYLHYVRKRDGGALTYAAHADYYILLRACARVAQVDIRIMHTGVLRLERRLAWLERRIDHCLHLRPPTTTCEFCRDPLDPDEICCTLDGMSL from the exons ATGGGCCTACATAATCAGAAAAGCCCATTAAATACTTCTTGCCTGAGCTCTATGCAGCTTCAGTTTCTTCCGCCAAAATCCCAAATGGAAAACGGAGATGAATCCGACACAAAGAGATGGGCATGCAAGAGATGCGGCCACGTAGGCTTAGAAGAATCCGACGGTTTCTATTACTGCCAAGACTGCGGCGCACAAGCCGATGACCTCCTCTTAACCGGCGTCGCCGACGAAGACTTCATCGACAAAGGCGGCGCCGGCGCCCTTTACAATGCCCGCTATACTCGCCACTCTCAACTCACCCAAACCCAAACCCACCAACCCTCCACTCAAGCCTGGCTCCGCTACACCCAAGACCCGGACCAAGAACAAGAAAATAATTATACTCTCGGTCGGGTCAAAAAAGAGGAGCAATTTGATTATGAATACGGGTTAGGACCCATGGAGCCGGGTGACTTTGGTGGGTCGGGTATGAATAGAATTTTCTTGAGCTATGAGGATTATTATAATGAGGTTAGGTTTAGATATGTGATGGGTATGCAGTGGTTAATTCAGCTACAATGTGAAGCTTTGGTTGAGAAATTTAATGTTAGTCCGTTAATTTGTGGGATTAGTGGTGTTATTTGGTTAAGGTTTTTGTCTGGAACTGGTATTTTTAAGGATAATTGGGCTGATGAAGTTGTCATTGATTCTGAGAATCAAATACCAG ATGAACTAGTAGACGACAAGCCTCCTTTGAGACATAGAGATGAACCTCGAAATGCAAATGGTGAGCGCTCAGTGATGATATGGTTTAAGTATTTGAGGAAGGCAGTTCCGTTATCTTCTTCTCTGGCTATTTCATTTTTGGCTTGTCATATTGCTAGGGAAGCAATCCTATCAAAAGACATTGTAAAGTGGTCCCTTGAAGGGAAGCTTCCATACTTAGCTGCTCATGTTGAAATTGAAAAGCGTTTTGAGCGTTCTTCTCCTGCTTGTCCTATCAGTTCAAGTCTCATGTTTAGGCCTTCTAAAACAGTCCCTGTTCAGAAGCTGGAGCCGATGGCTGCTGCAATAGCCGAGTCCATCGGCTTGCATTTGCCTCCAGTGAACTTTTATGGAATTGCGTCTCGTTATCTCAAGGTGCTTGTTCTCCAGGAGGAAAAAATTCTTCCACATGCGTGCCGCATATATGAGTGGTCAATGCCACCAGATTTATGGCTATCGACAAATGTGTCGAGGCTTCCTACACGTATCTGTGTAATGTCGATATTGATTGTAGCTATAAGAATTCTCTATAATCTTCATGGTTTTGGGGTATGGGAAAGGAATCTGTCTTGTCACGATTGCTCTCCTTCTGAATCTTATTCTGCAGGTGGATTAGAATTAATGTTTGGTTCTGAGATGAGGGATGATGTCGAAACTGTTTCTCCTCTTGATAATGTGGATGTTTCAGGGGAAAAACTCTCAAATAAACCTTCAAATGTACAGATGACCGAGTCGGATTCTGCAGAGTTGTTGCACCACCTGGTGGCAAAATATAGTGTTAAAGAAGACACCTATG AATTTACGAAGGACTTACCATCATATCTCCAGTACTGTAAGGATGTTGTATTTGCTGGAGCAGGACAATCTCGTATGGACGGACATGAGGAAGAAGAGTTAATAGAAAAGTTGTGGGATTTCTATCAGGATTCCAAG GATTCAGAAAAGCCTGGAAAACGAAATAGCATTAGCCTTTTTAATCAAAAGAGATTGAGATACGACGTTGAGAGTGTCATAAATGTGTCAGAAAGAAAGAATATCGAAGAAGAATGTGATGAGAGAGCATCTGCTGATATCCAACAGAGTGTTGACAGTGAAGATTTTTTGAGAAAGTCACCGTTAAAAACGCTTAAAGATAAAGCCATTGGACGGTTGAAATTAGACATGGAGGAGAATAAGTTCTGTTACATTCCACCAAGGGTGAACTTGAAGGTAGATGATTACCTACATTATGTACGGAAGAGAGATGGTGGTGCCTTGACTTACGCAGCTCATGCAGATTACTATATCTTGCTTCGCGCCTGTGCTCGGGTAGCTCAGGTTGATATTCGGATTATGCATACCGGTGTGTTGAGATTGGAGAGGAGACTAGCTTGGCTGGAAAGAAGAATCGATCACTGCTTGCATTTGAGACCTCCTACGACTACTTGTGAATTTTGCAGAGATCCGCTAGACCCAGACGAAATTTGTTGTACGTTAGACGGAATGTCCCTTTGA